Proteins encoded in a region of the Nicotiana tomentosiformis chromosome 9, ASM39032v3, whole genome shotgun sequence genome:
- the LOC138898487 gene encoding uncharacterized protein has product MIQQSKALKLNGTVVYGLEQYPQGTLPADTNINPKEQNPNQLMAVSLRNGRDLDREQAVVQSRRETMLTTPVTLEANGSAELTEIQLNIPLMDTLSEMPRYAKMMKDLMSRKFDFQDLSNVTLTQTCSAVVTRPMAQKVSDPGSFTIPCTIGSYAFAKALCDLGARINLMPLAIYTKLGIGRARPTSMLLHMVDRTVKIPTSILDDVLVQVGKFVFPTDFVILDCQVDEEIPIILGRPLLATGRALIDCETGELKMWLNNEEIIFNVQQSMRRPSEFANCTLVEVVDVILQEEDETLNVKDPLEACLMNLEDMDGEGLAEWVMALEGQGFWKREPQFELLRLEERAIPPAKPSIEEPP; this is encoded by the exons atgattcagcaatcaaaggcattgaaactcaaTGGGACAGTTGTCTATGGACTTGAACAATATCCCCAAGGAACATTGCCTGCAGATACAAATATTAACCCAAAGGAGCAAAACCCAAATCAGCTAATGGCAGTGAGTCTCAGGAATGGAAGAGATTTAGACAGAGAGCAAGCAGTTGTTCAATCTAGGAGAGAGACTATGCTGACTACTCCAGTTACATTAGAGGCAAATGGGTCAGCAGAACTCACCGAG attcaattgaatattccattgATGGATACTTTGAGCGAAATGCCAaggtatgcaaaaatgatgaaggacctgATGTCACGGAAATTTGACTTCCAGGACCTGTCCAATGTAACTCTGACACAGACCTGCAGCGCGGTAGTGACAAGACCTATGGCCCAAAAGGTGTCTGATCCAGGTAGCTTCACTATCCCATGCACTATTGggagttatgcttttgctaaagcattgtgtgacttgggagcccgcataaacttgatgcccttggcaatCTATACAAAACTAGGCATTGGCAGAGCTAGACCGACCTCAATGTTGCTGCATATGGTTGATCGCACAGTCAAAATACCGACAAGCATTCTTGATGATGTGCTTGTGCAAGTGGGGAAATTTGTATTTCCTACAGACTTTGTTATTCTTGACTGTCAGGTGGATGAAGAGATAcccatcattctgggaaggccactcttagccactgggagagcattaattgattgtgagactggagagttgaaaatgtggttgaacaatgaagaaataatattcaacgttCAACAATCCATGAGGAGACCTAGTGAATTTGCAAACTGCACACTAGTGGAGGTTGTGGATGTGATACTGCAAGAAGAGGATGAGACCCTTAATGTCAAGGATCCACTAGAAGCctgcttgatgaatttggaagatATGGACGGTGAAGGGTTGGCAGAGTGGGTCATGGCTCTCGAAGGTCAAGGATTCTGGAAAAGGGAACCTCAGTTCGAGCTCCTACGCTTAGAAGAGAGAGCAATACCACCTGCAAAaccatcaatagaggagccaccatAG